From a region of the Sporosarcina ureilytica genome:
- a CDS encoding adenine phosphoribosyltransferase has protein sequence MNLKDYVTVVPDYPKEGITFKDITTIMDNGEAYKFATDEIVKYAQELNTDLIVGPEARGFIIGCPVAYALEIGFAPVRKPGKLPRETVSVDYDLEYGQDTLTIHSDAIKPGQRVLIVDDLLATGGTIGATIALVEKLGGIVVGCAFIIELSYLNGRDKLKGYDMRALITY, from the coding sequence ATGAATTTAAAAGACTATGTAACGGTTGTGCCAGATTATCCAAAGGAAGGCATTACCTTTAAAGATATTACAACGATTATGGATAACGGAGAAGCGTATAAATTTGCAACAGATGAAATTGTAAAATACGCACAGGAATTAAATACCGATCTTATTGTGGGACCAGAAGCAAGAGGGTTTATTATTGGATGTCCGGTTGCGTACGCGCTGGAGATTGGATTTGCACCTGTCCGTAAACCGGGAAAACTACCGCGTGAAACGGTAAGCGTAGATTATGATCTCGAATACGGTCAAGATACACTGACGATTCATAGCGATGCGATTAAGCCAGGTCAAAGGGTTCTAATTGTAGATGATTTATTAGCGACTGGTGGGACAATTGGTGCAACAATCGCACTTGTTGAAAAACTTGGTGGCATCGTTGTCGGCTGTGCATTTATCATCGAACTTTCCTACTTAAATGGACGTGACAAGTTAAAAGGATATGATATGCGCGCACTAATTACGTACTAA
- the recJ gene encoding single-stranded-DNA-specific exonuclease RecJ, giving the protein MIESMKKWLIERPDEKLVNHFTEELNIPSVHAKILISRGITNINEAKDFLNTDETSLHDPFLFHQMGHAVELIKNAIQLNKKIAIYGDYDCDGVTSITVLMTALERLGADVFFVIPNRFEHGYGPHKDLFQEIYEAGASMIITVDNGVSGIDEIAFAKTLGMEVIITDHHEAGEVWPEADAILHPRHPEGKYPFPDLAGVGVAFKLACALLGEIPKDLLEIVAIGTVADLVPLRGENRYFVKKGIELMRKTRRPGIQALAKVAGTAQDQLTEESIGFMIGPRLNAPGRLGDAAPAVELLKTEDVLIASGLAEELDEYNKERQAIVSTITKEAEAMVQNMYGNDIPAVFVLAKEGWNPGVVGIVASRLTDKYYRPAIILSLDHETGMAKGSARSIEGFNMYEELTKNAGILSHFGGHPVAAGLSLEIDHIALLREQLIEQAEATMTKEQFIPKLAIDVPLSLDEIDVNILQSLDVLRPFGMDFEKPTYLIEDVSAASIRKIGAARNHLKVELTDGTERLDAIGFGLGELADHISPGIRFSIVGDLQINEWNGNKKPQLLVEDIHSSEWQLFDLRGIREVSRWLHTVPNTKSTFFAFQERTIKQLRPAMNGHTIQLYGEHQLPTNESLILLDLPNDATQLKEVVKESEPSRIYAHFHVPESTYFDAIPGREQFGWYYSFLKSRGSFDLKTNGEKLAQHKGWKNDVVFFMSEVFSDLGFVKIEDGVITLMETSEKRDLTEAPTYKRRERKMELEKKLLYAPYNELKRWFDTIRCGTIDREEQ; this is encoded by the coding sequence TTGATAGAATCAATGAAAAAATGGTTGATTGAAAGACCCGATGAAAAGTTAGTGAATCATTTTACAGAGGAACTAAATATTCCTTCTGTCCATGCTAAAATATTAATTTCAAGAGGGATTACAAATATAAATGAGGCAAAAGACTTTTTAAATACTGATGAAACTTCTTTACATGACCCTTTTTTATTCCATCAAATGGGCCATGCAGTTGAACTGATTAAAAACGCGATTCAACTGAATAAAAAAATTGCTATCTATGGCGACTATGATTGTGATGGCGTCACCAGTATAACCGTATTAATGACTGCTTTAGAACGTCTTGGTGCCGATGTGTTTTTCGTCATTCCGAATCGATTTGAACACGGATATGGCCCACATAAAGATTTGTTTCAAGAAATTTATGAAGCAGGCGCATCGATGATCATAACTGTCGATAATGGTGTGTCTGGCATTGATGAAATTGCTTTTGCCAAAACGCTTGGGATGGAAGTTATTATTACTGACCATCACGAAGCTGGAGAAGTATGGCCGGAAGCTGATGCAATTCTTCATCCAAGACATCCTGAAGGAAAATATCCATTTCCGGATTTAGCAGGCGTTGGGGTGGCATTTAAATTAGCTTGTGCATTATTGGGGGAAATCCCAAAAGATTTATTGGAAATCGTTGCAATTGGAACTGTTGCAGATTTAGTCCCTTTGCGGGGAGAAAACCGTTATTTCGTTAAAAAAGGAATTGAATTGATGCGGAAAACACGGCGACCTGGCATACAGGCACTGGCCAAAGTTGCGGGAACCGCGCAAGACCAATTAACGGAAGAATCTATAGGGTTTATGATAGGGCCGCGTTTGAACGCACCAGGACGACTTGGAGACGCTGCACCTGCAGTTGAATTATTGAAAACAGAAGATGTTTTGATTGCTTCGGGTCTTGCAGAAGAACTTGATGAGTACAACAAAGAACGTCAGGCAATCGTTTCTACGATTACAAAAGAAGCGGAAGCAATGGTTCAAAATATGTATGGCAATGATATTCCAGCTGTATTTGTTCTTGCCAAAGAAGGATGGAATCCAGGTGTTGTAGGGATTGTTGCGTCTAGACTAACGGATAAATATTATCGTCCAGCAATTATTCTGTCACTAGACCATGAAACCGGCATGGCAAAAGGTTCTGCTAGAAGTATTGAAGGATTTAATATGTATGAGGAACTGACAAAAAATGCTGGGATTTTATCACATTTTGGTGGTCATCCAGTCGCAGCAGGTTTGTCGTTGGAAATTGATCATATCGCTTTATTACGCGAACAGTTAATTGAGCAAGCTGAAGCGACGATGACGAAAGAGCAGTTTATTCCCAAATTGGCGATTGATGTGCCGCTTTCGTTAGATGAAATCGACGTTAATATTTTACAATCGCTTGATGTATTACGACCGTTCGGCATGGATTTTGAAAAGCCGACTTATTTAATTGAAGATGTTTCCGCTGCTTCGATACGAAAAATTGGTGCCGCACGCAATCACTTAAAGGTAGAATTGACGGATGGTACAGAAAGACTTGATGCAATTGGTTTTGGATTAGGAGAGCTTGCGGATCATATAAGTCCGGGCATTCGATTTTCAATCGTTGGGGATCTACAAATAAATGAATGGAATGGCAATAAAAAGCCACAACTATTAGTAGAGGATATTCATTCAAGTGAGTGGCAATTATTTGATTTGCGAGGGATTCGAGAAGTATCACGTTGGTTACATACTGTACCGAATACAAAATCAACATTTTTTGCATTCCAAGAACGAACAATCAAACAATTACGTCCAGCAATGAATGGACATACAATTCAATTGTACGGTGAACATCAACTACCAACTAACGAGTCGCTAATCCTGCTTGATCTGCCGAATGACGCAACACAATTGAAAGAAGTAGTAAAAGAAAGTGAGCCAAGCAGAATTTACGCTCATTTCCACGTTCCTGAATCGACATATTTTGACGCAATTCCAGGACGCGAACAATTTGGTTGGTATTACAGCTTTCTTAAAAGTCGAGGCAGTTTTGACTTGAAAACAAACGGTGAGAAACTCGCACAACATAAAGGGTGGAAAAATGATGTCGTTTTTTTCATGTCAGAGGTGTTTTCTGATTTAGGATTTGTTAAAATTGAAGATGGTGTCATTACGCTGATGGAAACGAGTGAAAAACGTGATTTAACAGAAGCGCCTACGTACAAAAGACGTGAGCGTAAAATGGAACTTGAAAAGAAATTACTGTATGCGCCATATAATGAATTGAAACGATGGTTTGACACGATACGTTGTGGAACGATCGATAGGGAGGAACAATAA
- a CDS encoding RelA/SpoT family protein produces MAKDRDMTAEDIFTLVSSYMNDEHVAFVKKAYEAAKSAHEGQYRSSGEAYILHPVQVAGILAQLQMDPATVAAGFLHDVVEDTEVSRDDIIEDFGEEVAMLVDGVTKLEKLKFRSKEEKQAENHRKMFVAMAQDIRVILIKLADRLHNMRTLRHVPVEKQRRVSAETLEIFAPLAHRLGISTIKWELEDIALRYLKPQQYYRIVNMMKQKRVEREDYLKDLMDQMKTEINKMNIEADLSGRPKHLYSIYRKMVIQEKEFEEIYDLLAVRIIVKSIKDCYAVLGIIHTLWKPMPGRFKDYIAMAKQNLYQSLHTTVVGPGGDPLEVQIRTEEMHKIAEYGVAAHWAYKEGKNASNNPQDIDSKLTWFREILEFQNESSDAEEFMESLKFDLFSDMIYVFTPQSDVIELPAGSVPIDFAYRVHSEVGNRTIGAKVNGKMVPLDSELHTGDIIEILTSNNSFGPSRDWLKIAHSSQAKNKIRQFFKKQLRQENIEKGREMIEKEIRDQEFPVKDVYTTKNISRVCDKFNFASEEDMCAAVGFNGITAEQVVNRLAEKLKRERVEKDKINKIVTDMQSNQPTRITESGVIVKGIENLLIRLSKCCNPVPGDDIVGFITKGRGVSVHRADCPNVQYTKEDDNRLIGVEWAVGQTDDRKEFQVDIEISAFDRDGLLNEVMMVVAETKTTMVAVSGKADKDNIAKINMSIKIQNIAHLHRIVDRIKQVRDIYSVERVIN; encoded by the coding sequence ATGGCGAAGGATAGGGATATGACTGCTGAAGATATTTTCACGCTCGTCTCTTCGTATATGAATGATGAACATGTAGCTTTCGTAAAAAAAGCATATGAAGCGGCGAAATCTGCACACGAGGGGCAATATAGAAGCTCAGGCGAAGCATATATCCTTCACCCGGTTCAAGTTGCAGGCATTCTAGCACAGTTACAAATGGATCCAGCTACGGTTGCAGCAGGGTTTCTTCATGATGTCGTAGAAGACACTGAGGTCAGTCGAGATGATATTATCGAAGATTTCGGCGAAGAAGTTGCGATGCTTGTCGATGGCGTTACTAAACTAGAAAAACTAAAATTTAGGTCGAAAGAAGAGAAGCAAGCTGAAAACCATAGAAAAATGTTTGTGGCAATGGCTCAAGATATCCGAGTCATTTTAATAAAGCTTGCTGACCGTCTACATAATATGCGAACGTTAAGACATGTTCCAGTTGAAAAACAACGCCGTGTTTCAGCGGAAACATTGGAAATATTTGCCCCGTTAGCGCATCGTCTAGGGATTTCAACAATTAAGTGGGAATTGGAAGATATTGCGCTGCGCTATTTAAAACCGCAGCAATATTACCGTATCGTCAACATGATGAAACAAAAAAGAGTTGAGCGGGAAGATTACTTAAAAGATTTAATGGACCAAATGAAAACCGAAATTAATAAAATGAATATCGAGGCGGACTTATCAGGTCGACCAAAGCATTTATACTCTATCTATCGAAAAATGGTTATACAGGAAAAGGAATTCGAAGAGATTTATGATTTATTAGCGGTTCGAATCATTGTGAAAAGTATTAAGGATTGTTATGCCGTTCTGGGGATCATTCATACGTTATGGAAACCAATGCCTGGCAGATTTAAAGACTATATTGCAATGGCGAAGCAAAATTTATATCAATCTCTCCATACGACCGTAGTAGGCCCCGGTGGAGACCCATTAGAAGTGCAAATTCGTACTGAAGAAATGCATAAGATTGCCGAATACGGTGTTGCGGCGCATTGGGCTTATAAAGAAGGTAAAAATGCGAGTAATAATCCACAAGATATTGATTCTAAACTTACATGGTTTAGAGAGATTTTAGAATTCCAAAATGAATCTTCGGACGCGGAAGAATTTATGGAATCTTTGAAGTTTGATTTATTCTCAGATATGATTTATGTTTTTACGCCGCAAAGTGATGTTATCGAGTTGCCGGCAGGATCTGTGCCAATTGACTTTGCATATCGCGTACATTCCGAAGTAGGTAACCGGACAATCGGCGCGAAAGTAAATGGAAAAATGGTTCCGCTTGATTCTGAATTACATACTGGTGATATTATTGAGATATTAACATCCAACAATTCATTTGGTCCAAGCAGAGATTGGCTGAAAATTGCTCATTCATCTCAAGCGAAAAATAAAATTAGACAATTTTTCAAGAAACAATTGCGACAAGAGAACATAGAAAAAGGTCGCGAAATGATTGAAAAAGAAATCCGAGACCAAGAATTTCCGGTCAAAGATGTATACACCACTAAAAACATTTCAAGAGTATGCGATAAGTTTAATTTCGCATCAGAGGAAGATATGTGTGCAGCCGTTGGATTTAATGGAATTACGGCGGAACAAGTTGTGAATCGTCTAGCTGAAAAACTAAAAAGAGAACGTGTAGAAAAAGACAAAATCAATAAAATCGTAACAGATATGCAGTCGAATCAACCTACTCGGATAACGGAATCTGGTGTGATTGTAAAAGGTATCGAAAATTTATTAATCCGATTGTCGAAATGCTGTAATCCAGTTCCCGGAGATGATATTGTTGGTTTCATTACGAAAGGACGAGGTGTTTCTGTCCATCGTGCTGATTGTCCAAACGTTCAATATACAAAAGAAGATGACAATCGACTTATCGGTGTCGAATGGGCAGTAGGGCAAACTGATGACCGCAAAGAATTCCAAGTGGATATTGAAATTTCTGCTTTTGATCGTGATGGTTTATTAAATGAAGTGATGATGGTTGTTGCGGAAACGAAAACAACAATGGTCGCGGTAAGTGGTAAAGCGGATAAAGACAATATCGCGAAAATAAATATGTCAATCAAAATTCAAAACATCGCACATTTGCATAGAATTGTGGACCGCATTAAACAAGTGCGCGATATTTATTCCGTTGAGCGCGTCATTAATTAA
- the dtd gene encoding D-aminoacyl-tRNA deacylase, which yields MRVVLQRTGPANVKVDGEVTGAIDKGYVLLVGLTHTDSEEDVSYVAKKIANLRLWEDEEGKMNKSILDVHGEILSVSQFTLYGDTRKGRRPSFIDAARPEQAEPLWELFNEKLEEEGLKVQTGVFGAMMDVSLVNDGPVTIIVESK from the coding sequence ATGAGAGTCGTATTACAACGAACAGGCCCTGCCAATGTCAAAGTTGACGGGGAAGTGACGGGAGCTATTGATAAAGGATATGTATTGCTTGTAGGGCTTACACATACGGATAGCGAAGAAGATGTGTCTTATGTTGCCAAAAAAATCGCTAACCTTCGTTTATGGGAAGATGAAGAAGGAAAAATGAATAAATCCATCTTAGATGTTCATGGGGAGATTCTTTCCGTTTCACAATTTACTCTGTATGGTGATACAAGAAAAGGGCGCCGTCCAAGTTTTATCGATGCGGCACGCCCTGAGCAAGCTGAACCTTTATGGGAACTATTCAATGAAAAATTAGAAGAAGAAGGACTAAAAGTTCAAACTGGTGTTTTCGGAGCGATGATGGACGTCTCGCTGGTTAATGATGGACCAGTTACGATTATTGTTGAGTCTAAATAA
- a CDS encoding tRNA threonylcarbamoyladenosine dehydratase has translation MLHQFSRNELAIGTEGVARMRDKTVAILGVGGVGSFAAEACARSGIGRIILVDKDDVDITNINRQLVAYLSTVGRSKAEIMKERIADINKDCEVIALHMWYTEETADEFFSYQPDYVIDASDTISYKIHLAKECITRNVKIISCMGAANKMDPTRLQIADISKTHTDPLAKVIRLRLRKEGISKGLPVVFSDESPIVIREDVVDTVGNPNAPIRKAEMPPASNAFVPSVAGLICASWVINDISADIPIQRIKDRK, from the coding sequence ATGTTGCATCAATTTTCAAGAAATGAACTCGCCATCGGTACAGAAGGCGTAGCAAGAATGCGTGATAAAACAGTCGCTATTTTAGGTGTGGGAGGCGTTGGTTCATTCGCAGCTGAAGCGTGTGCAAGAAGCGGGATTGGGCGTATCATTCTTGTAGACAAAGATGATGTCGATATTACAAATATTAATCGACAACTCGTTGCTTATTTATCAACGGTAGGACGTTCTAAAGCCGAAATCATGAAAGAACGAATTGCTGATATTAATAAAGATTGTGAAGTCATTGCACTTCATATGTGGTATACAGAAGAAACAGCCGATGAATTTTTTAGTTATCAACCAGACTATGTCATCGATGCTTCCGATACGATTAGTTATAAAATCCATCTTGCCAAAGAATGCATTACACGAAATGTGAAAATTATTTCTTGTATGGGTGCAGCGAATAAGATGGATCCGACTCGGTTACAAATTGCCGACATATCCAAAACACATACTGATCCTTTAGCAAAGGTGATTCGTTTGCGACTGCGTAAAGAAGGGATTTCAAAAGGTCTCCCTGTCGTGTTTTCAGATGAAAGTCCAATTGTCATTCGAGAGGACGTTGTAGATACGGTCGGTAATCCAAACGCGCCGATTCGTAAAGCAGAAATGCCTCCAGCGTCAAATGCATTCGTCCCATCTGTTGCAGGGCTAATTTGTGCGAGTTGGGTGATCAATGACATTTCGGCCGACATACCCATTCAACGAATTAAAGATAGAAAATAA
- the hisS gene encoding histidine--tRNA ligase codes for MNFKVPRGTQDILPAETWKWQQVEQIIREVCDVYRYKEIRTPIFEQTELFQRTVGDTTDIVQKEMYTFTDRGDRSLTLRPEGTASVVRSFIENKMFGYPDQPVKLYYSGPMFRYERQQAGRYRQFVQFGVEAIGSNDPAIDAEVIALAMDVYKRAGLSKLKLVINSLGDTACRSAHKAALIEHFTPHIDEFCSDCKTRLDKNPLRILDCKVDSNNPLIASAPSLSNYLNEESVAYFDAVKGYLEDAGIEFEVDANLVRGLDYYNHTAFEIMSTSEGFGAITTLCGGGRYNGLVEEIGGPTAPGIGFAMSIERLLLAMEAEGVSFEVAPTLDVYVVTLGERAKRAGAKVLSALRTNGLRADMDYTDRRMKAQMKSADRLEANHVIVIGDEEVEEDVVMLRNMATRQQEKISTAEVVQKILQADKEG; via the coding sequence ATGAATTTTAAAGTCCCAAGAGGTACACAAGACATTTTGCCGGCTGAAACGTGGAAGTGGCAACAAGTTGAACAAATCATACGTGAAGTGTGTGATGTTTATCGGTATAAAGAAATTCGAACGCCAATCTTTGAACAAACAGAGTTATTTCAAAGAACAGTTGGGGACACAACTGACATCGTTCAAAAAGAAATGTATACATTTACAGACCGTGGTGATCGTTCGCTCACGTTACGACCTGAAGGCACTGCTTCAGTAGTACGCTCGTTTATCGAAAATAAAATGTTTGGCTATCCTGACCAACCGGTGAAGTTGTACTATTCGGGGCCAATGTTCCGTTATGAGCGTCAACAAGCCGGACGATACCGTCAATTTGTTCAATTTGGCGTCGAAGCAATTGGTAGTAACGACCCTGCAATTGATGCAGAAGTGATTGCATTAGCAATGGATGTGTATAAACGTGCAGGTCTTTCAAAATTAAAGTTGGTCATTAACTCATTGGGGGATACAGCTTGTCGCAGTGCTCATAAAGCTGCTTTAATTGAACACTTTACCCCACATATTGATGAGTTCTGTTCGGATTGTAAAACGAGATTAGATAAAAATCCACTTCGTATTTTAGATTGTAAGGTGGATAGTAACAATCCACTCATTGCATCTGCGCCTTCTCTTTCAAATTATTTAAATGAAGAATCGGTTGCTTATTTTGATGCGGTGAAAGGTTATTTAGAAGATGCAGGCATTGAGTTTGAAGTAGATGCAAATCTGGTTCGCGGCTTGGATTATTACAACCATACTGCATTCGAAATTATGAGTACTTCAGAAGGCTTCGGAGCGATTACAACGCTTTGTGGTGGCGGTAGATACAATGGTTTAGTTGAAGAGATTGGTGGTCCTACTGCACCAGGCATTGGTTTTGCAATGAGTATCGAACGTCTTCTTCTCGCGATGGAAGCAGAAGGTGTTTCATTTGAAGTAGCGCCTACACTGGATGTGTATGTGGTGACATTAGGAGAGCGTGCAAAACGAGCTGGCGCGAAGGTGTTAAGTGCATTGCGGACAAATGGATTACGTGCCGACATGGATTACACGGATCGTAGAATGAAAGCGCAAATGAAATCAGCTGACCGTCTAGAAGCGAATCATGTCATCGTAATTGGTGATGAGGAAGTAGAAGAAGATGTTGTGATGTTAAGGAATATGGCAACGAGACAGCAGGAAAAAATTTCTACGGCTGAAGTCGTACAAAAAATATTACAAGCGGATAAGGAAGGCTGA
- the aspS gene encoding aspartate--tRNA ligase, which produces MQRTHYCGEVTEKDIGSKVTLKGWVQIRRDLGGLIFIDLRDRTGLVQTVFNPDLSKEALATAEKIRNEFVLSVTGKVIAREENQKNPNMKTGSIEVQVEEVSIINKAKTPKFMIEDETDVNEEIRLKYRYLDLRRPKLARTFKMRSDITRTVRNFLDDEGFLEVETPILTKSTPEGARDYLVPSRVHEGEFYALPQSPQLFKQMLMVSGFDRYYQIARCFRDEDLRADRQPEFTQIDMEMSFMSIDEIIELNERLMQKVMKNVKGIDIDIPFRRMPYDEAMARFGSDKPDTRFEMELTDVSEVVKDAPFKVFSGAVASGGQVKLINVKNGADDYSRKDIDALGEYAGLYGAKGLAWLKVTAEGFTGPIAKFFEGDMEQSLTDVADAEAGDLLLFVADKKKVVADALGALRVKLGKERNLIDESKFDFLWVTEWPLFEYDEEAGRYFAAHHPFTMPANIEQLESNRDEVKAQAYDLVLNGYELGGGSLRIYQRDVQEKMFEALGFTEEAAREQFGFLLDAFEYGTPPHGGIAFGLDRIVMILAGATNLRDTIAFPKTASASDLLTNAPDEVDSAQLAELGIKIANPSK; this is translated from the coding sequence ATGCAACGTACACATTATTGCGGAGAAGTGACAGAAAAAGATATCGGTTCAAAAGTAACCTTAAAAGGTTGGGTGCAAATTAGAAGAGACCTTGGCGGTTTAATTTTTATTGACCTTCGGGACCGTACAGGACTGGTTCAGACTGTTTTTAATCCTGACCTTTCTAAAGAAGCATTGGCAACTGCTGAAAAGATTCGTAACGAGTTCGTTTTAAGCGTTACGGGGAAAGTCATTGCCCGTGAAGAAAATCAAAAGAACCCAAATATGAAAACAGGTTCAATTGAAGTGCAGGTAGAAGAAGTATCAATTATAAATAAAGCAAAAACGCCGAAATTTATGATTGAAGATGAAACGGATGTTAATGAAGAAATTCGTTTGAAATACCGTTATTTAGATTTAAGAAGGCCAAAACTGGCGCGCACTTTCAAAATGCGTTCGGACATTACGCGTACAGTGCGGAACTTCTTAGATGATGAAGGTTTTTTAGAAGTGGAAACACCTATTTTAACGAAATCAACACCTGAAGGCGCACGCGACTATCTCGTACCGAGCCGTGTGCATGAAGGTGAATTTTATGCATTGCCGCAATCCCCACAATTATTTAAACAGATGTTAATGGTTTCTGGTTTTGACCGTTATTATCAAATTGCACGTTGTTTCCGCGATGAGGATTTACGTGCGGATCGACAGCCAGAATTTACGCAAATCGATATGGAAATGAGTTTTATGTCCATCGATGAAATTATTGAACTAAACGAACGTCTCATGCAAAAAGTGATGAAAAATGTAAAAGGCATTGATATTGACATCCCATTTAGAAGAATGCCATATGACGAAGCGATGGCACGTTTCGGTTCAGATAAACCGGATACGCGCTTTGAGATGGAATTAACGGACGTTTCAGAAGTTGTTAAAGATGCACCATTTAAAGTATTTAGCGGCGCAGTCGCATCAGGCGGACAAGTAAAATTAATTAATGTGAAAAATGGTGCTGATGATTATTCTCGTAAAGACATTGATGCTTTAGGAGAATATGCAGGACTTTACGGTGCCAAAGGACTCGCTTGGTTAAAAGTTACAGCAGAAGGATTTACGGGACCTATTGCAAAATTCTTTGAAGGCGATATGGAACAGTCATTAACAGACGTTGCCGATGCTGAAGCGGGTGACTTGTTACTCTTTGTTGCTGATAAAAAGAAAGTTGTCGCAGACGCATTAGGCGCGCTCCGTGTAAAACTTGGTAAAGAACGTAACCTGATTGATGAGTCGAAATTTGATTTCCTATGGGTGACGGAATGGCCGTTATTTGAGTATGATGAAGAAGCAGGCCGTTATTTTGCAGCTCACCATCCGTTCACAATGCCTGCCAATATAGAGCAATTAGAATCCAATCGTGATGAAGTAAAAGCACAAGCCTATGACCTCGTTTTAAATGGTTATGAACTAGGTGGAGGTTCACTCCGTATTTACCAACGTGATGTTCAAGAGAAAATGTTCGAAGCACTTGGCTTCACAGAAGAGGCAGCACGAGAGCAATTTGGATTTTTACTCGATGCATTTGAATATGGAACACCGCCACACGGAGGAATTGCATTCGGATTAGACCGCATTGTGATGATTCTTGCGGGGGCAACGAATTTACGAGATACAATTGCATTCCCTAAAACAGCAAGCGCCAGTGACTTGTTAACAAATGCACCTGATGAAGTGGACAGTGCTCAATTGGCTGAACTAGGCATTAAAATAGCGAATCCTAGTAAATAA
- a CDS encoding N-acetylmuramoyl-L-alanine amidase — MKIKRIAILVLAFIFTLTFITSEMKTNAQPNETTVAANSLNVRTGPGLSFDVIDSLKHGEQVEIISTSGDWLKVKYKGRTGWIASWLTTTNKQGLNMQTEIVSQTDALNFRASPSVNAPILTRMNAGDKATLISREGEWVFAQFNGTKGWVHQQFISEVTAQQVKSKEQPQSFENYESFTVLVDALNVRKKADLSSKKITTIHNGETFPVQQIEGNWVQLKIDDKKDGWVYSFHGELTHNKASQSKTYDKNRKVTVLTNGTNIRESATTSSSIVSRANAGEQFTIKEEHGDWYEVILSNDQSAFIAKWVVSIEGDALTPTSTTKKPKRVPGTLKGLTIVVDPGHGGNDRGTTGARGTLEKTITLKTAELLVAKLQAAGATVHLTRDSDNYVSLQKRVWISQQQNADAFISIHYDANPDSSISGFTTYYQYRNQAALAKSINNGLQSSISLRNRGAQPGNYYVLRENRQNAVLVELGFLSNPSEELTVDSNRFRDQATYGIYKGILNYFDASSQ, encoded by the coding sequence ATGAAAATAAAAAGAATAGCAATATTGGTTCTTGCATTTATATTTACACTTACTTTTATTACAAGTGAAATGAAGACGAACGCACAGCCAAATGAAACAACCGTGGCAGCGAACTCCCTCAATGTACGCACAGGCCCAGGTCTATCCTTTGATGTGATTGATTCCTTAAAACACGGCGAACAAGTTGAAATCATTTCAACTTCAGGTGATTGGTTAAAAGTAAAATATAAAGGACGAACGGGTTGGATTGCTTCCTGGCTAACTACTACAAATAAACAGGGTCTTAATATGCAAACTGAAATCGTCTCTCAAACAGATGCGCTAAACTTTCGAGCAAGTCCATCCGTGAATGCACCTATTTTAACACGAATGAACGCGGGAGATAAAGCAACACTAATCAGCCGTGAAGGCGAATGGGTTTTTGCACAATTTAACGGAACGAAAGGCTGGGTACATCAACAGTTTATATCTGAAGTAACAGCCCAACAGGTAAAATCGAAAGAACAACCTCAATCCTTTGAAAACTACGAATCATTTACTGTTCTGGTTGATGCTTTAAACGTTCGAAAAAAAGCAGACTTGTCGTCCAAAAAAATTACTACAATACATAATGGTGAAACGTTTCCTGTTCAACAAATTGAAGGGAATTGGGTACAACTAAAAATTGATGACAAAAAAGATGGCTGGGTTTATTCTTTTCACGGAGAGCTTACGCATAATAAAGCTTCTCAATCAAAGACCTATGACAAAAATCGAAAAGTGACTGTTCTTACTAACGGAACAAATATTAGAGAATCTGCAACAACTTCTTCATCCATTGTCAGCCGAGCAAATGCTGGCGAACAGTTTACGATTAAAGAAGAGCATGGAGATTGGTACGAAGTCATTTTATCGAATGACCAATCTGCGTTCATCGCAAAATGGGTCGTATCCATTGAAGGAGATGCACTTACACCTACATCTACTACGAAAAAACCTAAACGAGTGCCTGGTACACTTAAAGGACTTACGATTGTAGTCGATCCAGGGCATGGCGGAAATGATAGAGGTACAACAGGCGCTAGGGGTACATTAGAAAAAACGATTACGCTGAAGACAGCCGAACTGCTCGTTGCAAAGCTTCAAGCTGCCGGAGCTACTGTCCACCTAACAAGAGATTCCGATAATTACGTGTCACTTCAAAAAAGAGTTTGGATAAGTCAACAGCAGAATGCTGATGCTTTCATTAGCATCCATTATGACGCTAACCCTGATTCATCTATTTCAGGTTTCACAACATATTATCAATATCGCAATCAAGCAGCATTAGCAAAATCTATTAATAACGGGCTCCAATCTAGTATTTCACTTAGAAACCGCGGAGCCCAACCAGGAAATTATTATGTGTTGCGCGAAAACAGACAAAACGCTGTACTCGTTGAACTTGGTTTTTTATCAAACCCGTCAGAGGAGCTAACAGTAGACAGCAACCGTTTCCGCGATCAAGCAACATACGGAATATATAAAGGGATTTTGAATTATTTTGATGCGAGCAGTCAATGA